The following coding sequences lie in one Danio rerio strain Tuebingen ecotype United States chromosome 3, GRCz12tu, whole genome shotgun sequence genomic window:
- the fthl27 gene encoding ferritin, heavy polypeptide-like 27 (The RefSeq protein has 3 substitutions compared to this genomic sequence), whose product MDSQVRQNYDRDCEALINKMINLELYAGYTYTSMAFYFDRDDVALPGFAKFFKKNSEEEREHAEKFMEFQNKRGGRIVLQDIKKPERDEWDNGLTAMQCALQLEKNVNQALLDLHKVASQKGDPHLCDFLESHYLNEQVEAIKKLGDHITNLSKMDAGNNRMAEYLFDKHTLDS is encoded by the exons ATGGATTCCCAGGTTCGCCAAAACTACGACCGCGACTGCGAGGCTTTGATCAACAAGATGATCAATCTGGAGCTTTACGCTGGATACACCTACACCTCCATG GCTTTCTACTTTGACCGGGACGATGTGGCTCTTCCTGGATTTTCCAAGTTCTTCAAGAAGAACAGCGAGGAGGAGCGCGAACATGCTGAGAAATTCATGGAGTTCCAGAACAAGAGAGGTGGACGCATTGTCCTTCAGGACGTGAAG AAACCTGAGCGCGATGAGTGGGACAATGGACTGACTGCTATGCAGTGTGCTCTTCAGCTGGAGAAGAACGTCAACCAGGCTCTGCTGGACCTGCATAAAGTCGCCTCTCAGAAGGGAGACCCTCAT CTGTGTGATTTCCTGGAGACTCACTACCTGAATGAGCAGGTTGAGGCCATCAAGAAGCTTGGTGACCACATCACTAACCTCTCCAAGATGGATGCTGGAAACAACAGGATGGCGGAGTACCTGTTCGACAAGCACACCCTGGACAGCTAA
- the fthl28 gene encoding ferritin, heavy polypeptide-like 28 (The RefSeq protein has 1 substitution compared to this genomic sequence), whose product METCQIRQNYDSDCEASINKMISLELYAGYTYTSMAHYFKRDDVALNGFAKFFKKNSEEEREHAEKFMEFQNKRGGRIVLQDIKKPDRDVWDNGLTAMQCALQLEKNVNQALLDLHKVASQKGDPHLCDFLETHYLDEQVEAIKKLGDHITNLSKMDAGNNRMAEYLFDKHTLDS is encoded by the exons ATGGAGACTTGTCAGATCCGCCAGAACTACGACAGCGACTGCGAGGCTTCGATCAACAAGATGATCAATCTGGAGCTTTACGCTGGATACACCTACACCTCCATG GCTCACTACTTCAAACGGGACGATGTAGCCCTTAATGGATTTGCCAAGTTCTTCAAGAAGAACAGCGAGGAGGAGCGCGAACATGCTGAGAAATTCATGGAGTTCCAGAACAAGAGAGGTGGACGCATTGTCCTTCAGGACATCAAG AAGCCTGATCGTGATGTTTGGGACAATGGACTGACTGCTATGCAGTGTGCTCTTCAGCTGGAGAAGAACGTCAACCAGGCTCTGCTTGACCTGCATAAAGTCGCCTCTCAGAAGGGAGACCCTCAT CTGTGTGATTTCCTGGAGACTCACTACCTGGATGAGCAGGTTGAGGCCATCAAGAAGCTTGGTGACCACATCACTAACCTCTCCAAGATGGATGCTGGAAACAACAGGATGGCGGAGTACCTGTTTGACAAGCACACCCTGGACAGCTAA
- the fthl30 gene encoding ferritin, heavy polypeptide-like 30 — METCQIRQNYDRDCEAAINKMINLELYAAYTYTSMAHYFKRDDVALSGFAKFFNKNSEEEREHAEKFMEFQNKRGGRIVLQDIKKPDRDVWGNGLIAMQCALQLEKNVNQALLDLHKLATEMGDPHLCDHLESHYLNEQVEAIKKLGDHITNLSKMDAGNNRMAEYLFDKHTLDS; from the exons ATGGAGACTTGTCAGATTCGGCAGAACTACGACCGTGACTGCGAGGCTGCGATCAACAAGATGATCAATCTGGAGCTTTACGCTGCATACACCTACACCTCCATG GCTCACTACTTCAAACGGGACGATGTGGCTCTTTCTGGATTTGCCAAGTTCTTCAATAAGAACAGCGAGGAGGAGCGCGAACATGCTGAGAAATTCATGGAGTTCCAGAACAAGAGAGGTGGACGCATTGTCCTTCAGGACATCAAG AAGCCTGATCGAGATGTGTGGGGAAATGGACTGATTGCTATGCAGTGTGCTCTTCAGCTGGAGAAGAACGTCAACCAGGCTCTGCTGGACCTGCATAAGCTCGCCACTGAGATGGGAGACCCTCAT CTGTGTGATCACCTGGAGTCTCACTACCTGAATGAGCAGGTTGAGGCCATCAAGAAGCTTGGTGACCACATCACTAACCTCTCCAAGATGGATGCTGGAAACAACAGGATGGCGGAGTACCTGTTCGACAAGCACACCCTGGACAGCTAA